In Neoarius graeffei isolate fNeoGra1 chromosome 15, fNeoGra1.pri, whole genome shotgun sequence, a single genomic region encodes these proteins:
- the nfil3-4 gene encoding nuclear factor, interleukin 3 regulated, member 4, which produces MQSAFSCPRGDTEKESEEPSHRGIGLRRKREFTPEEKKDASYWEKRRKNNEAAKRSREKRRANDFMLETRLVALSDENAALRAELLALNLRYGLLNSNCPYSSHQRSFLQMHSYFAQTSNTYPDRELWEREKVSQGPSQWPGYQQTSETIAANYGANFATHSFPINRAYSYLPDVPGFVPSTSTPMVLAPVFPPLAASFPEIPVLHPVGQRTTIHKEVEQQPPANGSTTLPHKLRLKNPRSAKKKEGRISPTSSFSIYLSS; this is translated from the coding sequence ATGCAGTCTGCATTCTCATGTCCCAGGGGGGATACTGAGAAAGAGTCTGAGGAGCCATCGCATAGAGGTATAGGTTTGCGTCGCAAAAGAGAATTTACACCAGAAGAGAAAAAGGATGCATCTTACTGGGAAAAACGTCGCAAGAACAATGAGGCAGCCaagcgttcacgagagaagcgcaGAGCAAATGATTTTATGCTGGAGACACGGCTAGTGGCACTAAGTGATGAAAATGCAGCTCTACGAGCTGAGCTACTGGCTTTGAACCTACGATATGGCCTGCTCAACTCTAATTGTCCTTACTCATCGCATCAGAGGAGCTTCCTTCAGATGCATTCATACTTTGCTCAAACATCAAACACCTACCCAGACAGAGAGCTTTGGGAAAGGGAAAAAGTGAGTCAGGGACCTTCCCAGTGGCCTGGATACCAGCAAACATCTGAGACCATAGCAGCGAATTATGGCGCAAACTTTGCCACACATTCCTTCCCTATCAACAGGGCTTATTCTTACCTTCCAGATGTCCCAGGTTTTGTTCCCTCTACAAGCACACCCATGGTCTTAGCTCCTGTGTTCCCACCACTGGCCGCTTCATTCCCAGAAATTCCAGTGTTACATCCAGTGGGTCAGAGAACAACAATACACAAGGAGGTTGAGCAGCAGCCACCAGCCAATGGCAGTACTACGCTGCCTCACAAGCTGAGGCTAAAGAATCCAAGATCAGCAAAGAAAAAAGAAGGCAGAATCTCACCGACATCCTCATTCTCAATATATTTATCAAGCTAA